In Thiospirochaeta perfilievii, a single window of DNA contains:
- a CDS encoding glycosyl hydrolase family 8, which translates to MVKEYRNVFKEAGYSEEEIDKRVNDTFEMIFYGADSFFSMVDETMGYIEDTGNNDVRSEGMSYGMMMTVQMDRKKEFDALWTWTKKYMYMSEGVNSGYFAWSVGTDGSKNAYGPAPDGEEFFAMALFFASHRWGDGEGIYNYSKEAKDLLHTCVHKGETGNGRSMWDENNYLIRFITECDFTDPSYHLPHFYELFSKWANKEDCSFWKKAAKASREYLKKACHPVTGLNPEYSTFEGEPYYGDQEIFGRHDWYYSDAYRTIGNIGLDYQWCKNDLVDGEWHQKTANNLQVFFCKTVGDCNRGVYTVDGQILDVSALHPVAIVATNAQASLASNGDYALQCVKEFWDTPLRKGERRYYDNCLYMFAMLALSGRYRIW; encoded by the coding sequence ATGGTAAAAGAGTATAGAAATGTATTTAAAGAAGCAGGATATTCAGAAGAAGAGATAGATAAAAGAGTTAATGATACTTTTGAAATGATATTTTATGGAGCTGATTCTTTTTTTTCCATGGTGGATGAAACTATGGGTTATATAGAAGATACAGGTAATAACGATGTTCGATCTGAAGGTATGTCATATGGAATGATGATGACAGTACAAATGGATCGAAAAAAAGAATTTGATGCATTATGGACATGGACAAAAAAATATATGTATATGTCCGAAGGTGTAAATAGTGGATACTTTGCATGGTCTGTTGGAACAGATGGAAGTAAAAATGCTTATGGTCCAGCACCAGATGGTGAGGAATTTTTTGCAATGGCACTGTTCTTTGCCTCACATCGGTGGGGTGATGGCGAAGGTATTTACAACTATTCTAAAGAAGCAAAAGATTTACTACATACCTGTGTGCATAAAGGCGAAACAGGAAATGGTCGATCAATGTGGGATGAAAATAACTACTTAATTCGTTTTATTACAGAGTGTGATTTTACAGACCCATCTTATCATCTACCACACTTTTATGAACTATTTTCAAAATGGGCTAATAAAGAAGATTGTTCCTTTTGGAAAAAAGCTGCTAAAGCTAGTAGAGAATATCTTAAAAAAGCTTGTCATCCTGTAACTGGACTTAATCCTGAATATAGTACTTTTGAAGGCGAACCATATTATGGAGATCAAGAGATTTTTGGCAGACATGATTGGTACTATAGTGATGCATATAGGACTATAGGTAACATTGGCCTCGACTATCAGTGGTGTAAAAATGACTTAGTCGATGGTGAATGGCATCAAAAGACGGCTAATAATTTACAAGTTTTTTTCTGTAAAACTGTTGGTGATTGTAACCGTGGTGTATATACAGTTGATGGTCAAATTTTAGATGTAAGTGCACTGCATCCTGTTGCCATAGTTGCAACAAATGCTCAGGCTTCTTTAGCATCTAATGGAGACTACGCTCTACAATGTGTTAAAGAGTTTTGG
- a CDS encoding carbohydrate ABC transporter permease — MINLKKTSTADMLFRTFNGLFMISFVVITLYPIINTLAISLNDGTDALRGGIYLFPRRFSLKNYITVLQKQNLITGAYITVSRTVLGTLLSVVSNAILAFIVSRKGFLLKKQLSIFWVVTMYVNGGLIPTFLLYKGLGLTNSFGVYVIPGMLSAFNMLVIRTYMNGIPDSLEESAQLDGAGYTTIFLRIIAPLCTPVFATIALFVAVGQWNSWFDAMLFNRMSHDLTTLQYELMKLLSSVTNQSTSIESMKNNSGSVTPTSVRAAATMITMLPIICVYPFLQRYFVTGLTLGGVKE; from the coding sequence ATGATAAATTTAAAAAAAACATCAACTGCTGATATGTTATTTAGAACCTTTAATGGGCTCTTTATGATTAGTTTTGTTGTTATCACTCTATACCCTATAATTAATACGTTGGCAATATCATTAAATGATGGTACAGATGCATTACGTGGAGGAATCTATCTGTTCCCAAGAAGATTTTCTCTTAAAAACTATATTACTGTATTACAGAAACAGAACTTAATTACAGGAGCGTATATAACCGTATCTAGAACAGTTCTTGGTACTCTTTTATCGGTGGTATCAAATGCTATTCTTGCATTTATTGTTAGTAGAAAAGGATTTTTATTAAAGAAACAACTATCTATTTTTTGGGTTGTTACAATGTATGTAAATGGTGGTTTAATACCAACATTTCTTTTGTACAAAGGTCTAGGTTTAACAAATAGTTTTGGCGTATATGTAATTCCTGGAATGTTAAGCGCTTTTAACATGCTTGTTATTAGAACATATATGAATGGTATACCTGATAGTTTAGAAGAGTCTGCACAATTAGATGGTGCTGGATATACAACAATATTCTTACGTATAATTGCGCCACTATGTACCCCTGTATTTGCTACAATAGCACTTTTTGTTGCTGTAGGACAGTGGAACTCATGGTTTGATGCAATGCTTTTTAATAGAATGAGTCATGACCTTACAACTTTACAATATGAACTTATGAAACTTTTATCTTCAGTTACTAACCAAAGTACATCTATAGAATCAATGAAAAATAATTCAGGTTCAGTTACACCTACTTCAGTTAGAGCTGCAGCAACTATGATTACTATGCTTCCTATTATTTGTGTTTACCCATTTCTTCAACGTTACTTTGTAACTGGTTTAACACTTGGTGGAGTTAAAGAGTAA
- a CDS encoding ABC transporter permease produces MFLTNVKNSGNTIQPKFNIPWNDIKRQRILLIWTAIIVIYGVIFYYLPLVGWLTAFEDYKPKDGIFHSSFIGLKKFKMLFSDQTFIRVIRNTLAMGILNLVSTFFMAIVFAILLNEMMFKGYKKLVQTISYLPHFLSWIIVTGILHDALSGSGIINELLVKFNIIDSPINFFAHRVYFWPIVAFANVWKETGWNAIIYLAAITAIDPNLYEAAMIDGAGRWTRIKHVTLPGIRPTIIILLLINVGNILNAGFEIQYLLGNGLIQSVSQTIDIYVLKWGISQGDYALGTAAGIFKSLVSIILIIIVNKIAKHNDQESLF; encoded by the coding sequence ATGTTTTTAACTAATGTTAAAAATAGTGGGAATACTATACAGCCGAAATTTAATATACCCTGGAATGATATAAAGCGGCAGAGAATACTTTTAATATGGACCGCAATTATAGTTATATATGGAGTAATATTTTATTATTTACCACTAGTAGGTTGGCTTACAGCGTTTGAAGATTATAAACCTAAAGACGGTATTTTCCATTCATCTTTTATAGGTCTAAAAAAGTTTAAGATGTTATTTTCGGATCAAACATTTATACGTGTTATTAGAAATACTCTTGCAATGGGAATTTTAAACCTTGTTTCAACCTTTTTTATGGCTATTGTCTTTGCAATATTACTTAATGAGATGATGTTTAAGGGCTATAAGAAACTTGTACAAACCATTTCATATTTACCCCATTTCCTTTCATGGATTATCGTAACAGGAATACTACATGATGCATTGTCAGGAAGTGGAATTATAAACGAGTTACTTGTTAAGTTTAATATAATAGATTCACCAATTAACTTTTTTGCACATCGTGTATATTTCTGGCCAATAGTTGCATTTGCAAATGTTTGGAAGGAGACTGGATGGAATGCAATTATTTATTTAGCAGCAATAACTGCTATTGACCCTAATTTATATGAAGCAGCTATGATTGATGGTGCAGGAAGATGGACTAGAATTAAGCATGTTACTCTACCAGGTATAAGACCAACAATAATCATTCTACTTTTAATTAATGTAGGAAACATATTAAATGCTGGATTTGAGATCCAATATTTATTAGGTAATGGGTTGATTCAAAGTGTATCTCAAACTATTGATATCTATGTTCTAAAATGGGGTATTAGTCAGGGTGATTATGCCCTAGGTACAGCTGCAGGAATCTTTAAAAGTCTAGTAAGTATAATTTTAATCATTATAGTTAATAAAATAGCAAAACATAATGATCAAGAAAGTTTGTTCTAA
- a CDS encoding extracellular solute-binding protein, with protein sequence MRKKRIVSYLFVIALVIVLATGCSKEKSNAKDGGPKEFSAFFAVPGSEINDDNVIQKVIAEKTGVTVKEVWLTGQTAEEAVGTFIAGGEYPDLIDGGNGSKQLYEAGALVALDDYIDKYPNIKAFFTEQQWDALKQDDGKIYWIPQFSNIKGEEKTCTHNGEAFWIQTRVLKWADYPTVRTMDQYFDLIEAYYAANPTMPDGTENIPYTILCDDWRYFCLENAPQFLDGYPNDGACIVDPVTLEVIDYNTTDTAIAYFKKLNEEYKKGIVDPESFTQTYDEYIAKVSTGRVLGMIDQWWDFAYTAGEAIKQAGLDEIGCEYVPLPITISEDIENQWHCSGEELNVASGIAITTDCDDIEAALSFIDALLTQEIHDLRFWGIEGENYFVDDKGEYRRTQEMRDKGTDTSYKAAHTCTYSYFPQYNGTSDDGINANKPEGQGSEFYDGLSDNLKETLAAYDAETYIDMIGVSEPPGPWYPVWSFAGTLTTGTEGGFANTKITEIKHEYLPRVVMAKNFDTAWDEYMNVYEAANPEAFINELQVEVLRRVEEAKKFQ encoded by the coding sequence ATGAGAAAAAAAAGAATTGTAAGTTATTTGTTTGTCATTGCTTTAGTTATTGTTTTAGCAACTGGGTGTTCAAAAGAAAAAAGCAATGCTAAAGATGGTGGTCCTAAAGAATTTTCTGCATTTTTTGCAGTACCAGGTTCTGAAATAAATGATGATAATGTTATTCAGAAAGTGATTGCAGAAAAAACAGGTGTCACTGTAAAAGAAGTATGGTTAACAGGTCAAACAGCTGAAGAGGCTGTAGGGACATTTATTGCCGGGGGAGAATATCCTGACCTAATTGATGGTGGAAATGGTTCTAAGCAGCTATATGAAGCAGGTGCTTTAGTTGCACTTGATGACTATATTGATAAATATCCTAATATTAAAGCGTTCTTTACTGAACAACAATGGGATGCTTTAAAACAAGATGACGGTAAAATTTACTGGATTCCTCAGTTTAGTAACATTAAAGGTGAAGAGAAAACTTGTACTCACAATGGTGAAGCTTTCTGGATTCAAACAAGAGTCTTAAAATGGGCTGATTATCCTACTGTTAGAACAATGGATCAGTACTTTGACTTAATTGAAGCTTATTATGCTGCTAATCCTACAATGCCAGATGGAACAGAGAATATTCCATACACAATATTATGTGATGACTGGAGATATTTTTGCCTAGAAAATGCACCTCAATTCCTTGATGGTTATCCAAACGATGGAGCCTGTATTGTTGACCCTGTAACTTTGGAAGTTATTGACTACAATACTACAGATACTGCTATAGCTTATTTTAAAAAACTAAACGAAGAGTATAAAAAAGGTATAGTAGATCCTGAATCATTCACTCAAACATACGATGAATATATTGCAAAAGTTTCTACAGGAAGAGTTTTAGGTATGATCGATCAATGGTGGGATTTTGCCTACACAGCTGGTGAGGCAATTAAACAAGCTGGGTTAGATGAGATTGGATGTGAATATGTTCCTCTGCCAATTACTATCAGTGAAGATATTGAAAATCAGTGGCACTGTTCTGGTGAAGAGTTAAATGTTGCTAGTGGTATTGCAATTACAACTGATTGTGATGATATTGAAGCAGCACTGTCTTTTATTGATGCTCTATTAACTCAAGAGATACATGACTTAAGATTCTGGGGAATAGAGGGTGAAAACTACTTTGTAGATGATAAGGGTGAATATAGAAGAACTCAAGAGATGAGAGATAAAGGAACAGATACTTCATATAAAGCAGCTCATACATGTACGTATTCATACTTTCCTCAATACAACGGAACTAGTGATGATGGAATCAATGCTAATAAACCTGAAGGTCAAGGTAGTGAGTTCTATGATGGTTTAAGCGATAACTTAAAAGAAACTTTAGCTGCATATGATGCAGAAACTTATATAGATATGATCGGAGTATCTGAACCTCCAGGTCCTTGGTATCCTGTATGGTCTTTTGCGGGAACGTTAACAACAGGAACAGAAGGTGGTTTTGCTAATACTAAGATTACAGAAATTAAACATGAGTATCTTCCAAGAGTTGTAATGGCTAAAAACTTTGACACAGCATGGGACGAGTATATGAATGTATATGAAGCAGCTAATCCTGAAGCATTCATTAATGAACTACAAGTGGAAGTACTTAGAAGAGTAGAAGAAGCTAAGAAATTTCAATAA
- a CDS encoding response regulator transcription factor, which yields MLKVLLVDDEPMILKGLQVLIDWNKVGFEIAATVNNVIDALNYLYKNRVDLIISDIQMPKLSGLDLMEKVKKENISDAHFVLLSGHADFDFAQRAIRYNCIDYILKPINKENLIKVLSKISKINEEIEYKTEVDLKMGRAYLARNIIALISGKYDNENLKYIKSHMKLSVGVRYIDIELDTSSIIEKISCDKKREFQKKLFQTCIEYNKNDESHCIFDVSRLENIYDIGFIFCDYMAEEKKCSEEEYLKSFFNYLKNKIDLPVNFLVGKKVKDISCLSKSYDTISLLRTFKGFRSKKDIYYHEKESQPVSSGVNLLCKKSIDELLKNIEHNDHAKIVQCVKTLYQKMQSIGAIGEVMSLNINYLLFQLIHLAIIQDNSVNQKEIFRLISESSIEEGIARGSKAHLADFSCKYSDYLTQLRRNCSKGVLGSIEKDIRDNFNKNITLKELSEKYYVNTAYLGQKFRKKHGCSFKDYLNNFRIEQAAILLLRTDDKIYKIAEDVGYHNQDYFIRRFIAIKNCTPTTYRKNTCSINV from the coding sequence ATGTTAAAAGTACTACTTGTGGATGATGAACCCATGATACTAAAAGGGTTACAAGTTTTAATTGATTGGAACAAGGTAGGTTTTGAAATTGCTGCCACCGTCAACAATGTTATAGATGCGTTAAATTATTTGTACAAAAATAGAGTTGATTTAATTATTTCAGATATTCAAATGCCAAAATTATCAGGATTAGATCTTATGGAAAAGGTTAAAAAAGAGAATATTTCAGATGCACATTTTGTACTGCTTAGTGGTCATGCAGATTTTGATTTTGCACAAAGAGCAATACGATATAATTGTATAGATTATATACTAAAACCAATAAATAAAGAGAATCTGATAAAAGTTCTTTCTAAAATTTCAAAAATAAATGAGGAAATTGAATACAAAACTGAAGTAGATTTAAAAATGGGAAGAGCATACCTTGCAAGAAATATAATAGCCCTAATCTCTGGAAAATATGATAATGAAAATTTGAAATATATAAAATCACATATGAAATTATCAGTAGGCGTTCGTTATATTGATATTGAACTTGATACATCTAGTATAATTGAGAAAATTTCATGTGATAAAAAAAGAGAGTTTCAAAAAAAACTATTTCAAACTTGTATTGAATACAATAAAAATGATGAATCTCATTGCATTTTTGATGTATCACGACTTGAAAATATTTATGATATAGGTTTTATCTTCTGTGATTATATGGCAGAGGAAAAGAAATGCAGCGAAGAAGAGTATCTAAAATCCTTTTTTAACTACTTAAAAAATAAAATAGATTTACCAGTAAATTTTTTAGTTGGAAAAAAAGTAAAAGATATTAGTTGTTTATCCAAATCATATGACACAATAAGTCTTCTAAGAACCTTTAAAGGTTTTAGAAGTAAAAAAGATATATATTATCACGAAAAAGAATCTCAACCAGTAAGTTCTGGTGTTAATTTATTATGTAAGAAAAGTATAGATGAACTTTTAAAAAATATTGAACATAATGATCATGCAAAAATTGTACAGTGTGTGAAAACTCTTTACCAAAAGATGCAGTCTATAGGTGCTATTGGGGAGGTAATGAGTTTAAATATAAATTATCTGTTATTTCAACTTATTCATTTAGCAATAATTCAAGATAATAGCGTTAATCAGAAAGAGATATTTAGACTAATTAGTGAGAGCTCTATAGAAGAGGGAATAGCACGTGGTAGTAAAGCTCATTTAGCAGATTTCTCATGTAAATATAGTGATTATCTTACGCAATTAAGAAGAAACTGTTCTAAAGGTGTTCTTGGTAGTATCGAAAAAGATATTCGGGATAATTTTAATAAAAATATAACATTAAAAGAGTTAAGTGAAAAATATTATGTAAATACAGCCTATCTTGGACAGAAATTCAGAAAAAAACATGGCTGTTCTTTTAAAGATTATCTCAATAATTTTAGAATTGAACAAGCTGCTATTTTATTATTAAGAACAGACGATAAAATTTACAAAATAGCAGAAGATGTTGGTTATCATAATCAGGATTATTTTATTAGAAGATTCATTGCTATAAAAAATTGTACACCTACAACATATAGAAAAAATACCTGTTCTATTAATGTATAA
- a CDS encoding sensor histidine kinase — MIRIIDDYSIRKKFFLLYILCVLLPIVITDSIVIYDVLRTERDIIERKMGNIANAVEYNFKNNINRASEIARSVYINKYIDEFLDRQFLNPLDFFINYQNFFRDTLLDSIVGIDNTIITLYSDNDSIVNGNEFKRIEVAKSKPWYNYLQESGLDKIVYLYFDKSISPAIDAKRKIIFIQKLNYYKYLKREKLVKVELDYSSISRNLTKMSYGATVYICRDSYILLSNGKYGDIGKDFEALTDEIGYTQKINLFGMDFDIVILKPKHEITKSLVKNIQLIIILILINTVLPYILVTMFNKSFTERITKLSEVFKNVDKEELLKIKDVHGKDEIGSLMKKYNRMADRINSLIQIVYKNKIHEQEITVARQNAELLALHSQINPHFLYNVLESIRMHSIVKEEFETANMIEKLSVIQRQNVEWGNDFIEIYKEMEFVKAYLGLQKHRFGDRISYELQVDDKCLFYKIPKLSIVTFIENACIHGIESKMTPGWIFVRIYQEDEVVCLDIEDTGAGMSESMMSEMLNKMRNANIEMLKSNSRVGIVNACLRINMISGNSALYELDGEEGSGFIVHIKIPHVNLK; from the coding sequence ATGATTAGAATCATTGATGATTATAGTATAAGAAAAAAGTTTTTTCTTCTTTATATTTTATGTGTTCTTCTACCTATAGTTATTACAGATAGTATAGTTATCTACGATGTTCTTCGTACAGAGAGAGATATTATAGAACGTAAAATGGGCAATATTGCTAATGCAGTAGAGTATAATTTTAAAAATAATATCAACAGAGCTTCAGAAATTGCTAGAAGTGTTTATATTAATAAATATATTGATGAATTTCTTGATAGACAATTTCTGAATCCACTGGACTTTTTTATCAACTATCAGAATTTCTTTAGAGATACTTTGTTAGACAGTATTGTTGGTATAGATAATACTATTATAACACTCTATTCAGATAATGATTCAATAGTAAATGGTAATGAGTTTAAAAGAATTGAAGTAGCAAAAAGTAAACCCTGGTATAACTATTTACAAGAATCAGGTTTAGATAAAATAGTTTATTTATATTTTGACAAGAGTATTAGTCCTGCAATAGATGCAAAAAGAAAAATTATTTTTATACAGAAATTAAACTATTACAAATATTTAAAAAGAGAAAAACTCGTAAAAGTTGAACTGGATTATAGTTCAATTTCAAGAAACCTAACTAAGATGAGTTATGGGGCAACAGTATATATCTGTAGAGATAGTTATATCCTTTTATCTAATGGTAAATATGGAGATATAGGGAAAGATTTTGAAGCGTTAACAGATGAAATTGGATACACCCAAAAAATAAATTTATTTGGAATGGATTTTGATATAGTTATTCTTAAACCAAAACATGAAATTACTAAATCTTTAGTCAAAAATATTCAGCTGATAATTATTCTAATACTTATAAATACAGTACTACCATATATTCTTGTTACTATGTTTAATAAATCATTTACGGAACGTATTACTAAACTAAGTGAAGTTTTTAAAAATGTAGATAAAGAAGAGTTACTAAAAATTAAAGATGTTCATGGAAAAGATGAGATTGGTAGTTTGATGAAAAAATATAATAGAATGGCAGATAGAATCAATTCACTTATTCAAATTGTATATAAAAATAAAATACATGAACAGGAAATAACAGTTGCAAGGCAAAATGCAGAACTATTAGCACTACATAGTCAGATTAATCCTCACTTTTTATATAATGTCCTTGAGAGTATTAGGATGCATAGTATTGTTAAAGAAGAATTTGAAACTGCTAATATGATTGAAAAATTATCTGTAATTCAGCGGCAGAATGTAGAGTGGGGTAATGATTTTATTGAAATTTATAAAGAGATGGAATTTGTCAAAGCTTATCTAGGGTTGCAAAAACATAGGTTCGGTGATCGTATCTCTTACGAATTACAGGTTGATGACAAGTGTTTATTTTACAAAATTCCAAAACTTTCAATTGTAACCTTTATAGAGAATGCATGTATTCATGGAATCGAAAGCAAAATGACCCCAGGATGGATATTTGTGCGTATTTATCAAGAAGATGAAGTTGTATGTTTGGATATTGAAGATACTGGCGCTGGTATGAGTGAATCAATGATGTCTGAAATGTTAAATAAAATGAGAAATGCAAATATAGAAATGTTAAAAAGTAATAGTAGAGTCGGTATTGTAAATGCATGTCTGAGAATCAATATGATTTCAGGTAACAGTGCTCTATATGAGTTAGATGGAGAAGAGGGAAGTGGTTTTATTGTTCATATAAAAATTCCCCATGTTAATTTAAAATGA
- a CDS encoding endo-1,4-beta-xylanase: MLKKNIIIGLFVLLFVLFFSCKTIENESQYKGKTLLHTIYPDFQLGVAINNSSYFESSSEYNSLLKHFNSFVFENSMKMDAMQPSEGEFNFNNAKKMIKFAKDNDSVVRGHTLLWHSQYPYWFFTDKSGKKVDKDTLLKRIETHIKTIAGELKGDINTWDVVNEVLAENGTLRESQYYDIIGSDEYIEMAFRWARESDPKAKLFINDYGISRKGPKQDGLYNLVKSMLDRGVPIDGVGFQTHINLNYPSVEDIRKSIKRFAALGLDVQITELDISVYKSDNEPKKEITEEILLEQAYRYKSLFDMFKEEAALGNLSNVTIWGLTDDKSWLNDFPVKGRENAPLFFDGNLKEKTVYTALVNPEELNPLHVKEVTLRKNIRATEALSGTVNIDGLIDEQWDLIKPVPITVKTEGTCDEGSNFKTLWDNNYLYVLVSVVDSVLNDGSENPWEHDSIEIFIDENNGKTDVYESDDAQYRVSYNNLITFNSGDSKGFKAVAKTTESGYIAEVAIPMTSISLRKDLVMGFDIQINNSDANGVRVGVINWENSSNMGYQDTSGFGLLKLK, from the coding sequence ATGTTAAAAAAGAATATTATTATAGGTTTATTTGTTTTATTGTTTGTTTTATTTTTCTCATGTAAAACTATTGAAAATGAGTCACAGTATAAAGGAAAAACATTATTACACACTATTTATCCTGACTTTCAATTAGGGGTTGCCATTAATAACTCTTCGTATTTTGAAAGTTCAAGCGAGTATAATTCTCTACTAAAACACTTTAATAGTTTTGTTTTTGAGAATTCAATGAAGATGGATGCAATGCAACCTTCAGAGGGTGAATTTAATTTTAATAATGCTAAAAAAATGATTAAATTTGCAAAGGATAATGATTCTGTGGTTAGAGGTCATACTCTTTTATGGCATAGTCAGTATCCTTATTGGTTTTTTACTGATAAAAGTGGAAAGAAAGTAGATAAAGATACACTGTTAAAACGGATTGAAACACACATCAAAACAATAGCTGGTGAACTTAAAGGTGATATTAATACATGGGATGTTGTAAATGAAGTTTTAGCTGAAAATGGAACCCTTCGCGAGTCTCAATACTATGATATTATTGGTAGTGATGAATATATAGAAATGGCTTTTAGATGGGCTAGAGAGTCTGATCCAAAAGCTAAATTATTTATTAACGACTATGGTATAAGCCGTAAAGGTCCCAAACAAGATGGGTTATATAACCTTGTAAAAAGTATGCTTGATAGAGGTGTTCCTATTGATGGAGTTGGTTTCCAAACTCATATTAATTTAAATTATCCATCTGTTGAGGATATTAGAAAATCTATTAAACGATTTGCAGCATTAGGCCTTGATGTACAAATAACAGAGTTAGATATATCTGTATATAAAAGCGATAATGAACCTAAAAAGGAGATTACTGAAGAGATCCTATTAGAGCAGGCATATAGATATAAGTCTCTATTTGATATGTTTAAAGAAGAAGCTGCTTTAGGTAACTTATCCAATGTAACAATTTGGGGATTAACTGATGATAAAAGTTGGTTGAATGATTTTCCAGTAAAAGGTAGAGAGAATGCTCCTTTATTCTTTGATGGTAACCTTAAAGAGAAAACTGTATATACAGCACTTGTTAATCCTGAGGAGTTAAACCCATTACATGTAAAGGAAGTAACCCTTAGAAAAAATATAAGAGCTACAGAAGCACTCTCTGGAACAGTTAACATTGACGGTTTAATAGATGAACAATGGGACTTAATTAAACCTGTTCCTATTACTGTAAAAACAGAAGGAACGTGTGATGAGGGTTCAAATTTTAAAACATTATGGGATAATAACTACCTTTATGTATTAGTAAGTGTTGTTGATTCTGTACTAAACGATGGTTCAGAAAACCCTTGGGAACATGATTCTATTGAGATATTTATTGATGAAAATAATGGAAAAACAGATGTTTATGAGTCGGATGATGCCCAATATAGGGTTAGCTATAATAATTTAATTACTTTTAATAGTGGAGATTCTAAAGGGTTTAAAGCTGTAGCAAAAACAACAGAGAGTGGTTATATAGCTGAAGTGGCAATTCCTATGACTTCAATATCTCTTAGAAAAGATCTAGTAATGGGATTTGATATACAAATTAATAACTCTGATGCAAATGGTGTAAGAGTTGGAGTTATTAACTGGGAAAATAGTTCAAATATGGGATACCAGGATACTTCTGGATTTGGATTATTAAAATTAAAGTAA